The segment AGCGCCTCCGCCGCAAATTCCGTCAGGCAGATGACCAGTTCGATGCAATCGACACTCTATACGGACGAGGCTACCGTTTCACCGAAGAATGAGCCCAGCGACCTCGCGCTCCGCTGGTCGGGGCGCCTGTCGCTCACGCGCCGCATTCTTGCGGTAAACATCTTTGCGCTCGCGCTCCTCGCGGGAGGATTTTTCTATCTCGACAGCTACCGCGCACGCCTGGTCGACGACCGGCGCGAGCAGGCCGCCAAGCAGATCACGATCATGGCCCGCGCCATTGCGATCGCCGGGCCGGAAGATCAGGACGCGCTTGTGCGCGGCTTCGCCCAGGATGGTGAAGGCCGTATCCGCCTCTACGATCCCAGTGGAAAGCTGATCGCCGATAGCTGGAAACTTGGGCCACCCACTTATGTACTGCGCGATCCGGCCACCGAACCGTGGCAACGCCATGTCGCGCGTTTTCTCGACAAGGTAATCGACGGCGTCGTTCGCGCCGAAACGGTATCGAAATATGTCGAGCCCGCCGTCGACACCACCAGCGCCTGGCCGGAACTGGTTGAGGCGGTGGCCGCAACCGCGCCCGCCACGCGCCTGCGCTACGCCCCCGATCGCACCCCGATGCTCTCGGCCGCAGCCCCGCTCCCCGCCGGCGCGGGCGCCGCGATCCTGTTTACCGAGAATGAGCGCGATATTACCCGCATTGTTCGTGCCGAACGCCTCCGGCTCGGCATCGTCATCGCCGTCGTCGCCTCGGTATCCATCCTGCTGTCGCTCTTCCTTGCACGCACCATCGTACGCCCGCTTCGCCGGCTGGCGCGAGCCGCTGTCCGCGTTCGACTGGGGCGCGCACGCGACGTGGAGGTGCCCCGCCTCCCCTCGCGCGCCGACGAGATCGGCATGCTCGCCCGCGCGCTTGCCGATATGAGCCATGCGCTCAATTCGCGGATCGACGCGATCGAGGCCTTTGCTGCCGATGTGACGCACGAACTCAAGAACCCGCTCGCTTCGCTCCGCTCGGCAGTGGAAGGGCTTCAGACCGTCAAGGATCCAGCACTTCAAGCACAATTGCTTGTCATCGTTCAGGACGATGTTCTTCGCCTCGATCGCCTGATCAACGATGTCGCCGACGCCTCACGTCTCGATGCCCAGCTTTCGCGCGCAGCGTTCGAACCGGTCGATCTTGGTAGCCTGATCGAATCACTGCTCAAGGCCCGCGAGGCGCGCGGGCTCGATGGCACGGTTCGGGTGGCCTATGCCCGGCCCCGCAAGGGCAGCGCGCTTGTCTCAGGCGATGCCTCCAAGCTCGCCCGCGTGATCGAGAATTTGCTCGATAATGCCGTGTCCTTTTCGCCGGCCACCGGGCTGGTTCGCGTCGATGCCACGCGCGACGGTGATCATATCCTGCTGACCATCGAGGATGAAGGCCCTGGCGTGCCGCCGCCGATGCGCGAAGCCATTTTCAGACGTTTCCACAGTGATCGGCCAGAACATGATGGTTTTGGACGACATTCTGGTCTTGGTCTGGCCATAGCCAAGACGATCATCGACGGGCATAACGGACAGATTGCTGTTCACGACCGTTCCGATTCCCGGCAGGGCGCACGGTTCGTGGTCACCCTTCCTGCTGCGGAGCATTGATTGATCATGGCCGGGTCGCCAGAAGAATTGCTGCATGCCTCAACCGTTGTAATCGATGGGCAGGCCGTATTGATCATGGGCCCTTCGGGCAGCGGCAAGTCGGACCTTGCCTTGCGCCTGATCGATCGCGGTGCCGGTCTGCTCAGCGATGATTACACCCGCGTCGCATTCCACGACGGCGAACTGGAGGCGGCCCCTGCCCCCAATATCGCCGGAAAGATCGAAGTTCGCGGTGTCGGCATCATCAAGCTGCCCTTCGTCCAGAAGGCGCAGGTCGCACTCGTCGTTACGCTTGGCGACTCGATCGAACGCCTGCCTCAGAGCGACAAATCGATCTCGATTTTGGGCAAAGAAGTGCGCGCAGCCATGCTCAACGGCTTGGAGCCATCCGCGCCGATCAAGGTTGAGATGGCGCTGCGTCAATGCCTCACGGAGGCCTCGTCATGAGCCACACGCGCCCGAAACGCATCCTGCTGGTTACGGGCATGGCCGGCGCCGGCAAATCGGTGACGATGAACTGCCTTGAGGATCTTGGCTGGGAAGCGGTTGAAAACCTGCCCCTCGGCCTGCTCGAGCGGCTGCTCGCAACCACCCAAGCGCTCGACGCCGTTGAGGATGATCGCCCGCTTGCTCTCGGGATAGATAGCCGCACGCGCGGTTTCGACGCCGAACGCATCATCCACCGCATCAAGCAATTACGCGATCAGCACGGGCTGGTCGTCGAAACCCTGTTCCTCGACTGCAGCGGTAGCGAACTGCAGCGCCGTTTTTCGGAAACCCGGCGCCGCCACCCGCTGGCGCAGGACCGCCCCGTCGGCGACGGCATCGCGCGCGAGCGCGAACTGATGGAACCGCTGCGGCACTGGGCCGAATATGTGATCGACACCAGCGAAACGTCGAGCAACGAACTGCAGCAACGCATTCGCGCCCGTTTCAGCGGTGCCGCCAGCGATGAACTGACGCTCACCGTCATGTCCTTCGGTTTTGCGCGCGGCGTACCGCGCAGCGCCGATCTGGTGCTGGATATGCGTTTCCTACGCAATCCGCATTGGGACAATGATCTGCGCCCGATGAGTGGGCTCGATGCGCCGGTAGGCACCTATATTGCCGAGGACGAGACCTATGCCACCGCAATGGAGCAAATTGAATCGCTCCTGAAACTTCTGCTCCCCCGCTATCGTCATGAAGGAAAATCCTATCTGACGATCGCGTTCGGATGCACAGGCGGGCGCCATCGTTCCGTGCATGTCGCTGAACGCGTTGCGCAACGGTTGCGCTCTGAAGGATTTTCGCCCACGGTCACCCACCGCGATCTGCGCTCGACTCCATCCGATGCGGTGGAAGGCAAGCCGGGCCGCGGGTCGTGATTTGAGGATACGGAAGTTTTCATGATCGGTTTGGTGCTTGTTACCCATGGCCTTCTTGCGAAGGAATTCGTGGTCGCCATGGAGCATGTCGTCGGGCCTCAGGAAGCCATTGCTTCGATCTGCATCGGGCCTGATGACGATATGGACCTGCGCCGGCAGGATATCGCCCAGGCGATCGCCGATGTGGACAGCGGCAATGGCGTAATCCTGCTGACCGATCTTTTCGGGGGAACCCCCTCCAACCTCGCGATTTCGTTGATGAAAACGGGACATGTCGAGGTGATTGCCGGGATCAACCTGCCGATGCTCATTCGGCTCGAAGGGGCACGGCGGACGATGAATGTGCGCGATGCAGTGGCCGCCGCGCGCGAGGCTGGCCGCAAATATATCAGCGTCGCCTCCGAAGTTCTGGGAGAATCCGCTTGAGCATCATCTCGCGCACTGTCCTGATTTCGAACAAGCGCGGCCTTCACGCGCGCGCCAGCGCCAAATTCGTGACCCTCGCCAGCCAGCAGAGCGCGAATATCGAGGTGGAAAAGGACGGCTCCACCGTCACCGGCACCTCGATCATGGGGCTCATGATGCTGGGCGCGGCCATGGGCGATCAGGTAACAATCAAGGCAAGCGGCACCGACGCGCATGCCGCGCTCGAGCTTCTGACCGAGCTGGTTGAGAACAAATTCGGCGAGGAATAACCGCGTGCCACGCGAAATTACCGGCTTTTCAAACCCACTGATCAAACGTGTCCGCAGCCTTCGGGAAAAAAAGCATCGCAAGCGCGAAGGCCATTTTCTCGCCGAGGGGCTGCGTATTCTCACCGAAGCCGAACAAGCCGGGCATTTGCCCGTTCTGCTGTTCTACGCTGCGGAATCGGCCGATCATCCGATCGTGCGGCGCCTTATCGCGGCAACCGAGGCCAATGGCGGTGAGGTAATCGAGACGATCCCCGACATCCTGCACAAGCTTTCGGGCAAGGAAAATCCGCAGACAGTGATCGGTGTCTATCCCGATCAGTTGACCCCGCTGGCGGCTCTCGATCGCTCGAAATCCGATATCTGGCTGGTGGTCCAGTCGATGCGCGACCCCGGCAATCTGGGCACGATCCTGCGCACGGGCGATGCCGTCGGCGCAGGCGGCGTGATCATGATCGACGATTGCGTCGATCCCTTCTCGGTCGAGGCGGTGCGCGCGAGCATGGGTGCGCTGTTCACCCAGTCGATCACCACCGCGCGCTGGGAAGAATTTATGGAATGGCTGCGCAGCGGCCCCGGCCAGTTGGTCGGCACCAGCCTCAACACCACGCATGACTATCAGGGGCCGCGCTACGACAGCCCTACCTTCCTGCTCGTCGGTAACGAAGCGAAGGGCCTGCCGCTCGACTATGAACAGAGTTGCGACCTGTTGGTGAAGATCCCCATGCTCGGCAAAGCCGACAGCCTCAATGCTGCGGTTGCGACCGCAGTGATGGCCTATGAAATCCTGAACCAGAAACGGGACCGCGGCTGACGGGAACCTTTGCTCCAGATCATTGTTGAGGCGATATGAAATATCGCTTTGCCAATATCTTATCATTCACCGCTGCCATGGCCGCACTCAGCGCCTGTGCGACCGTTCCTTCGGCTGACACGCCCGATTCCGGTGGCGGAGAACAGGTCTATCGAGCGGTGGGCACCGAACCCGGCTGGACGCTCTCGATCACCTCCAATCGCCTCGACTATGCCGGCGATTACGGCGAAACGCGGATCAGCCTGCCCCGCCCCGAACCGCGCACCAGCTTCAACGGCCATCGCTACGAAATCAGCGAAGGTGGGCATAGCCTGACGGTGGACATCACACATGCCCGGTGCAGCGACGGTATGAGCGACCGGATCTATGCCGACAAGGTCATGGTCATCGCCGACGGCAAGACC is part of the Sphingomonas sp. C3-2 genome and harbors:
- a CDS encoding sensor histidine kinase produces the protein MTSSMQSTLYTDEATVSPKNEPSDLALRWSGRLSLTRRILAVNIFALALLAGGFFYLDSYRARLVDDRREQAAKQITIMARAIAIAGPEDQDALVRGFAQDGEGRIRLYDPSGKLIADSWKLGPPTYVLRDPATEPWQRHVARFLDKVIDGVVRAETVSKYVEPAVDTTSAWPELVEAVAATAPATRLRYAPDRTPMLSAAAPLPAGAGAAILFTENERDITRIVRAERLRLGIVIAVVASVSILLSLFLARTIVRPLRRLARAAVRVRLGRARDVEVPRLPSRADEIGMLARALADMSHALNSRIDAIEAFAADVTHELKNPLASLRSAVEGLQTVKDPALQAQLLVIVQDDVLRLDRLINDVADASRLDAQLSRAAFEPVDLGSLIESLLKAREARGLDGTVRVAYARPRKGSALVSGDASKLARVIENLLDNAVSFSPATGLVRVDATRDGDHILLTIEDEGPGVPPPMREAIFRRFHSDRPEHDGFGRHSGLGLAIAKTIIDGHNGQIAVHDRSDSRQGARFVVTLPAAEH
- a CDS encoding HPr kinase/phosphatase C-terminal domain-containing protein; its protein translation is MAGSPEELLHASTVVIDGQAVLIMGPSGSGKSDLALRLIDRGAGLLSDDYTRVAFHDGELEAAPAPNIAGKIEVRGVGIIKLPFVQKAQVALVVTLGDSIERLPQSDKSISILGKEVRAAMLNGLEPSAPIKVEMALRQCLTEASS
- the rapZ gene encoding RNase adapter RapZ — encoded protein: MSHTRPKRILLVTGMAGAGKSVTMNCLEDLGWEAVENLPLGLLERLLATTQALDAVEDDRPLALGIDSRTRGFDAERIIHRIKQLRDQHGLVVETLFLDCSGSELQRRFSETRRRHPLAQDRPVGDGIARERELMEPLRHWAEYVIDTSETSSNELQQRIRARFSGAASDELTLTVMSFGFARGVPRSADLVLDMRFLRNPHWDNDLRPMSGLDAPVGTYIAEDETYATAMEQIESLLKLLLPRYRHEGKSYLTIAFGCTGGRHRSVHVAERVAQRLRSEGFSPTVTHRDLRSTPSDAVEGKPGRGS
- a CDS encoding PTS sugar transporter subunit IIA; the encoded protein is MIGLVLVTHGLLAKEFVVAMEHVVGPQEAIASICIGPDDDMDLRRQDIAQAIADVDSGNGVILLTDLFGGTPSNLAISLMKTGHVEVIAGINLPMLIRLEGARRTMNVRDAVAAAREAGRKYISVASEVLGESA
- a CDS encoding HPr family phosphocarrier protein encodes the protein MSIISRTVLISNKRGLHARASAKFVTLASQQSANIEVEKDGSTVTGTSIMGLMMLGAAMGDQVTIKASGTDAHAALELLTELVENKFGEE
- a CDS encoding RNA methyltransferase, which codes for MPREITGFSNPLIKRVRSLREKKHRKREGHFLAEGLRILTEAEQAGHLPVLLFYAAESADHPIVRRLIAATEANGGEVIETIPDILHKLSGKENPQTVIGVYPDQLTPLAALDRSKSDIWLVVQSMRDPGNLGTILRTGDAVGAGGVIMIDDCVDPFSVEAVRASMGALFTQSITTARWEEFMEWLRSGPGQLVGTSLNTTHDYQGPRYDSPTFLLVGNEAKGLPLDYEQSCDLLVKIPMLGKADSLNAAVATAVMAYEILNQKRDRG
- a CDS encoding META domain-containing protein; translation: MKYRFANILSFTAAMAALSACATVPSADTPDSGGGEQVYRAVGTEPGWTLSITSNRLDYAGDYGETRISLPRPEPRTSFNGHRYEISEGGHSLTVDITHARCSDGMSDRIYADKVMVIADGKTVNGCGGDIVPPGKLDKSSWKIISIGGTPVGDTSRASLAFADGRVSGSGGCNRIAGGYSETADTLKVGMLMSTQMACPGALMEQDDRLTKILSGEVAMRFEGGDRLILTGANGKEAVLQRSH